GAGCGACGCGCATCGTCTCGAACGCGCGCGCGAGGCGGCCGGTCTCGTCGTCGTGCCCCGCGTCCTCGGGCGGGAGAGGGACAGGCTGCGACAGGTCGCCGGCCGCGAGGCGCTCGGCCGAATCCGTGAGTACGCGCAGCGGACGCCGCACGCTCCGGGCCGCGCCCCATGCGAAGAGGCCCGCGACGACGAGGAAGAGGGGCGTCAGGAACGCGAACCAGCCTTTGAGCGCGACCTCCTCGGCGAAGGCGTCGGGGCGCGGCTGGCGCACGCGCACCCGCCACGCGGTGGACGCGACGGGAGCGGATGCGGCGACGTCGTCCGGCGCCTCGGGGACCGCGGCGCTGGCCGCGAACACGCGGCCGTCCGCGTCCAGGAGCTCGACGGCGAGCGTGTGGTCGTTGCGAAACGTCCTGAGGACGAGGCCGGCGCGCGCCTCCTTGAGGCCCGGCGCCTGGAACGCCGGGTCCGACACGGTCATCTCGACGGCGACGGCCACGGAGCGCGCGAGAGTCTCGCGCTCCTTCAGAAGGCGGCGGCTGGTGTCCTCGAAGCCCCGCCGGACGAGCTCGGCGAGGACCGCGGCCGGGACGAGCAGCCCGACGATCGCGAGAAGGACCGCGCGGCGCTGCAGGCCGCCGCGGTCCCAGCTGCGGCGCGGCAGGGGGGACGCGGCGTCAGCCATCCGCCGGAGCGGGTTTCTCCGGTGCGGGTTCCTGAGTGGCCTTGGCGGCTTCGGCGGTCTTGACGTCCGAACCGTAGAGGCGGTCGTACTCGCGCCGGTGCTCGTGCTTGAGGCGCTCGACGGGGATCTTCCCGGTGAAGATGGCCGGGTCGAACGGGAAGATGCCGGGCGCCAGGTGGGCGTTGTAGATGTGCCACGTGATGACGACGAGGAACGCCATGAGCCCCTCGTTGCTGTGCGCGACCTTCGCCATCGGGATCAGCTCGCCGGGGAGGAAGCGCGCGACGACCATCGGGTAGTAAAGGATGAAGCCCGTCGCGATCATGACGAGGCCGCCGAGGACGAGGCCCCAGTACTCGAACTTCTGGCGGTAGTCGAAGCGGTCGAACTTCGCCTCTTCGTCCGCGAGCCCGAGGTAGTAGCGCAGCTGCTGGACGGCGTCCTTGAAGTCCTGCCGGTCCG
This Acidobacteriota bacterium DNA region includes the following protein-coding sequences:
- a CDS encoding cytochrome b/b6 domain-containing protein gives rise to the protein MTDYAVRFSKKQRIEHFVVMTTFVLLALTGFPQKFYEAGAARFLVKIFGGLDGARLVHRVSGFLFAALTFFHLSAAILSTLQHKMKMTLVPDRQDFKDAVQQLRYYLGLADEEAKFDRFDYRQKFEYWGLVLGGLVMIATGFILYYPMVVARFLPGELIPMAKVAHSNEGLMAFLVVITWHIYNAHLAPGIFPFDPAIFTGKIPVERLKHEHRREYDRLYGSDVKTAEAAKATQEPAPEKPAPADG